The following coding sequences lie in one Pseudomonas sp. B33.4 genomic window:
- a CDS encoding inorganic phosphate transporter, whose translation MIDLFSGLDAWVLVSLLLALTFVLAFEFINGFHDTANAVATVIYTKAMPPHLAVFFSGVFNFLGVLLGGVGVAYAIVHLLPVELLINVNTGHGLAMVFSLLAAAIAWNLGTWYFGIPASSSHTLIGSILGVGLANALINDIPLADGVNWQKAIDIGASLVFSPMAGFLVAALVLIGLKWWRPLSKMHKTPEQRRKIDDKKHPPFWNRLMLIMSAMAMSFVHGSNDGQKGIGLIMLVLIGIVPAQFVLDLNSTTYQIERTRDATLHLSQFYQRNSATLGEFLALGKSVEGDLPEKFSCNPQQTEPTIAALLHTLKGVTDYHSLPSESRIEVRRYLLCLDDTAKKVAKLPGLESREKADLDKLRKDLTTTTEYAPFWVILAVALALGLGTMVGWKRVVLTIGEKIGKQGMTYAQGMSAQITAATMIGLANIFSLPVSTTHVLSSGVAGTMVANKSGLQGGTVRTILLAWVLTLPATVALSAGLFWLASKALGS comes from the coding sequence ATGATCGATTTATTCAGCGGACTGGATGCTTGGGTGCTTGTGAGCCTCTTGCTCGCCCTGACGTTTGTCCTCGCCTTCGAGTTCATCAATGGATTTCATGACACCGCTAACGCGGTAGCCACTGTTATCTACACCAAAGCCATGCCGCCCCACCTGGCGGTGTTCTTTTCCGGTGTGTTCAATTTCCTCGGCGTGCTGCTGGGTGGCGTTGGCGTGGCGTATGCCATCGTCCATTTGCTCCCGGTTGAACTGCTGATCAATGTGAACACCGGCCATGGTCTGGCGATGGTGTTCTCGTTGCTCGCCGCGGCAATCGCCTGGAACCTGGGCACCTGGTACTTCGGTATCCCGGCTTCCAGCTCGCACACCTTGATCGGCTCGATCCTCGGTGTCGGCCTGGCCAACGCCTTGATCAACGATATTCCGTTGGCCGACGGCGTGAACTGGCAGAAAGCGATCGATATCGGCGCCTCGCTGGTGTTTTCGCCGATGGCGGGTTTCCTGGTCGCGGCACTGGTGTTGATCGGCCTTAAATGGTGGCGCCCGCTGTCGAAGATGCACAAGACGCCGGAACAGCGTCGCAAGATCGACGACAAGAAGCACCCGCCGTTCTGGAACCGCCTGATGTTGATCATGTCCGCCATGGCCATGAGCTTCGTGCACGGCTCCAACGACGGTCAGAAAGGTATCGGCCTGATCATGCTCGTGCTGATCGGTATCGTGCCCGCACAGTTCGTACTCGACCTGAACAGCACCACCTACCAGATCGAACGTACTCGCGATGCGACACTGCACCTGAGCCAGTTCTACCAGCGTAACTCCGCCACCCTCGGCGAGTTCCTGGCACTGGGCAAAAGTGTAGAAGGCGACCTGCCGGAAAAATTCAGCTGCAACCCGCAGCAGACCGAACCGACCATCGCTGCCTTGCTGCACACCCTTAAAGGTGTAACGGACTACCACTCGCTGCCGTCTGAAAGCCGCATCGAAGTTCGTCGCTACCTGCTGTGTCTGGACGACACCGCGAAGAAGGTCGCCAAGCTGCCGGGCCTTGAGTCCCGCGAAAAGGCTGACCTGGACAAGCTGCGCAAAGACCTGACCACCACCACCGAATACGCCCCGTTCTGGGTGATTCTGGCGGTGGCACTGGCCTTGGGTCTGGGCACCATGGTCGGCTGGAAACGTGTGGTACTGACCATCGGCGAGAAGATCGGCAAGCAAGGCATGACCTATGCCCAAGGCATGTCGGCTCAGATCACTGCTGCCACCATGATTGGCCTGGCCAACATTTTCAGCCTGCCTGTGTCCACCACTCACGTCCTGTCCTCGGGTGTGGCTGGCACCATGGTCGCCAACAAGAGCGGCCTGCAGGGTGGCACGGTTCGCACGATTCTGTTGGCTTGGGTGTTGACCTTGCCGGCGACGGTTGCGCTGTCGGCTGGTTTGTTCTGGCTGGCTTCGAAGGCGCTGGGTAGTTGA